A stretch of the Mycobacteroides immunogenum genome encodes the following:
- a CDS encoding acetyl/propionyl/methylcrotonyl-CoA carboxylase subunit alpha yields MTLQSVLIANRGEIAVRIASTLRAMGIQSIAVYIDGDTDHLDACDTAVRLGADSSGYLDIDAIISAAKQTGAQAIHPGYGFVSENADFVRACQAAGITFVGPPAEAMDAMGDKIRAKDTVAAAGEPVVPGSVGALLDAELIVAAQEIGTPLIIKPSAGGGGKGMRVVHDLGAVPEALVASRREATAIFGDDTLLVERYLARPRHIEVQVFGDTHGNVVHLGERECSLQRRHQKVIEEAPSPLLTPQLRAAMGETACQIARSVGYFGAGTVEFILDSDAPESYYFMEMNTRLQVEHPVTEMVTGIDLVQWQILVASGGRLPLTQEQITLTGHAIEVRVYAEDPARGFLPTGGTVALARFSGSARTDTALSTGSVVGSRFDPMLAKVVVHAADRMTALAEADRALAETRVLGVGTNIDFLRALVTNPVVISGDIDTALLDKIAAEYHPPVAPPWVWVAASAVLDGEAGADTLWDGKSGWRVGAHAPRSHRLRIGESTELVRLWGDPVTAVGIGDGEQAPGRVRCATGQVSVELAGQLHRADAVRATGSAWIATEDGTWHADVAPEPRLRHLDGDDEDGEIRSSMPGVVRVVSVSTGTVVERDAPVVVVEAMKMEHTLRAPIAGTVNVSVAVGDQVAVDQLLATIHPTANPEEGRS; encoded by the coding sequence GTGACATTGCAGAGTGTCCTCATCGCCAACCGCGGCGAGATCGCGGTCCGCATAGCATCAACACTGCGGGCCATGGGAATTCAATCCATCGCTGTGTATATCGACGGAGATACCGATCATCTCGATGCCTGCGATACCGCCGTACGTCTCGGCGCCGACTCCTCGGGCTATTTGGATATCGACGCGATCATCAGCGCGGCCAAGCAGACCGGGGCGCAAGCGATTCACCCCGGATACGGATTCGTCTCGGAGAATGCTGATTTCGTCCGGGCATGTCAGGCCGCCGGGATCACCTTCGTCGGTCCACCTGCCGAGGCCATGGATGCGATGGGCGACAAGATCAGGGCCAAGGACACCGTCGCGGCGGCCGGTGAGCCGGTCGTCCCGGGCAGCGTGGGCGCGCTCTTGGACGCGGAGCTTATCGTCGCCGCCCAGGAGATCGGGACGCCACTGATCATCAAGCCGTCCGCTGGCGGCGGCGGCAAGGGCATGCGTGTGGTGCACGATCTGGGTGCCGTCCCCGAAGCGCTGGTCGCATCCCGCCGGGAGGCCACCGCGATCTTCGGCGATGACACCCTCTTGGTAGAGCGTTATCTCGCGCGCCCCAGGCATATCGAGGTCCAGGTCTTCGGTGACACCCACGGCAATGTGGTGCACCTCGGCGAGCGTGAATGCAGCCTGCAACGCCGGCACCAGAAGGTCATCGAAGAGGCGCCCTCGCCGCTGCTGACCCCGCAACTGCGTGCTGCGATGGGCGAGACGGCATGTCAGATCGCGCGCAGTGTCGGATATTTCGGCGCCGGAACTGTCGAGTTCATCCTCGACAGTGATGCTCCCGAGTCCTACTACTTCATGGAGATGAACACCCGGCTCCAGGTGGAACATCCGGTCACCGAGATGGTGACCGGCATTGACCTGGTGCAGTGGCAGATCCTCGTCGCATCGGGAGGACGGCTCCCGCTTACGCAGGAGCAGATTACGCTGACCGGCCACGCGATCGAGGTCCGCGTCTACGCCGAGGACCCGGCCCGCGGATTCCTTCCCACCGGTGGAACTGTGGCGCTGGCCCGGTTTTCGGGCAGCGCACGCACCGATACGGCATTGTCGACGGGATCAGTGGTGGGTTCGCGGTTCGACCCGATGCTGGCCAAGGTCGTAGTGCATGCCGCCGACCGCATGACCGCGCTCGCCGAGGCCGATCGTGCGCTCGCGGAGACGCGCGTACTCGGGGTGGGCACCAATATCGATTTCCTGCGCGCTCTGGTGACCAATCCTGTGGTGATATCTGGTGATATCGATACGGCGTTGCTCGACAAGATCGCGGCCGAGTACCACCCGCCCGTCGCGCCGCCGTGGGTGTGGGTCGCCGCGTCCGCTGTGCTGGACGGCGAGGCCGGGGCTGACACGTTGTGGGACGGGAAGTCCGGATGGCGGGTGGGCGCCCACGCGCCGCGATCCCATCGGCTACGCATCGGGGAATCCACCGAACTGGTCCGGCTCTGGGGCGACCCGGTCACCGCTGTCGGTATCGGAGACGGCGAACAGGCGCCGGGCCGAGTGCGCTGCGCGACAGGGCAAGTGAGCGTTGAGCTAGCCGGTCAGCTGCATCGCGCCGATGCTGTCCGGGCGACCGGTTCGGCGTGGATCGCCACCGAGGATGGCACCTGGCACGCGGATGTCGCACCCGAGCCACGACTGCGGCACCTGGACGGTGACGACGAGGACGGCGAGATCCGTAGCTCCATGCCCGGAGTTGTGCGTGTGGTTTCGGTGAGTACCGGGACCGTAGTTGAACGCGACGCCCCGGTGGTGGTGGTCGAGGCCATGAAGATGGAACACACTCTGCGCGCACCGATCGCCGGAACTGTGAACGTCTCCGTGGCCGTCGGCGACCAGGTGGCTGTCGACCAACTGCTGGCCACCATCCATCCGACTGCCAACCCCGAGGAGGGGCGATCATGA
- a CDS encoding carboxyl transferase domain-containing protein — MTLVGEQNRAEHVRLVAELRERLARAALGGNEQSRQRHVGRGKLLPRDRVDALLDPGSPFLELSPLAANGMYDDDAPGASMIAGIGRVSGRECVVAANDATVKGGTYYPMTVKKHLRAQEVASQNRLPCIYLVDSGGAFLPKQDEVFPDREHFGRIFYNQATMSAKGIPQIAAVLGSCTAGGAYVPAMSDEAVIVRKQGTIFLGGPPLVKAATGEVVTAEELGGGDLHSRTSGVTDHLAEDDKDALRIVRRIVSTLAPRTEPPWPVAETIAPERDPGTLYDVVPTDPRIPYDVHEVIVRLVDGGTFTEFKAEYGKSVVTGTARLHGHPVGIIANNGVLFAESAMKAAHFIELCDQRRIPLLFLQNISGFMVGRDYEAAGIAKHGAKMVTAVACARVPKLTVVIGGSYGAGNYSMCGRAYSPRFLWMWPNARISVMGGEQAASVLATVRADQSASSGKEFTEAEQETFKAPIREQYEQQGNPYYSTARLWDDGVIDPADTRTVLGLALGICANAPLEPVSYGVFRM, encoded by the coding sequence ATGACTCTGGTTGGTGAGCAGAACAGGGCGGAGCACGTCCGGCTGGTCGCCGAGCTGCGGGAGCGGCTCGCACGTGCGGCGCTCGGCGGGAACGAACAGTCCAGGCAACGTCATGTGGGCCGCGGCAAGCTGCTGCCCCGTGACCGGGTTGACGCACTGCTCGACCCGGGTAGCCCGTTCCTGGAGCTGTCGCCGTTGGCGGCCAATGGCATGTACGACGACGACGCGCCCGGAGCCAGCATGATCGCCGGTATCGGCCGTGTCTCGGGCCGTGAATGCGTGGTTGCCGCCAACGACGCGACGGTCAAGGGTGGCACCTACTACCCGATGACCGTCAAGAAGCACCTACGGGCGCAGGAAGTCGCGTCGCAGAACCGGCTGCCCTGCATCTACCTGGTGGACTCCGGCGGCGCCTTCCTGCCCAAGCAGGACGAGGTGTTCCCGGATCGCGAACACTTCGGCCGCATCTTCTATAACCAGGCCACCATGAGCGCCAAGGGAATTCCGCAGATTGCCGCGGTGCTGGGCAGCTGCACCGCAGGTGGTGCGTATGTGCCCGCGATGAGCGATGAGGCCGTCATCGTGCGTAAGCAGGGCACGATCTTCTTGGGCGGCCCGCCGCTGGTGAAGGCCGCCACCGGCGAGGTGGTCACGGCCGAGGAACTCGGCGGCGGCGATCTGCATTCCCGTACCTCAGGCGTGACAGATCATCTGGCGGAGGACGACAAGGACGCGCTACGGATCGTGCGCCGGATCGTCTCCACCCTGGCGCCCAGAACCGAGCCGCCGTGGCCGGTCGCGGAAACAATTGCGCCGGAGCGCGATCCGGGCACGCTGTACGACGTGGTGCCCACCGATCCGCGTATCCCGTATGACGTACACGAAGTGATCGTGCGGCTCGTGGACGGCGGTACCTTCACCGAGTTCAAGGCGGAGTATGGCAAATCGGTCGTCACCGGCACCGCACGCCTGCACGGGCATCCGGTGGGGATCATCGCGAACAACGGCGTGCTGTTCGCCGAAAGCGCCATGAAGGCAGCGCATTTCATCGAGTTGTGCGATCAGCGGCGCATTCCGCTGCTTTTTCTGCAGAACATCTCTGGCTTCATGGTGGGCCGCGACTACGAGGCCGCCGGTATCGCCAAGCATGGGGCGAAGATGGTCACCGCGGTGGCGTGTGCGCGGGTGCCGAAGCTGACCGTGGTGATCGGCGGCTCCTACGGGGCAGGCAACTACTCCATGTGTGGCCGCGCGTACTCGCCGCGATTCCTGTGGATGTGGCCGAATGCCCGCATCTCGGTGATGGGTGGAGAACAAGCGGCCTCGGTGCTGGCCACGGTGCGTGCCGATCAGAGTGCGTCCTCGGGCAAGGAATTCACCGAGGCCGAACAGGAGACCTTCAAGGCTCCGATACGCGAACAGTATGAGCAACAAGGCAATCCGTACTACTCAACGGCGCGCCTCTGGGACGACGGGGTGATCGACCCTGCCGATACCCGCACCGTGCTCGGTTTGGCGCTGGGTATTTGCGCCAACGCACCCCTTGAACCGGTTTCCTACGGCGTCTTCAGGATGTGA
- a CDS encoding SACE_7040 family transcriptional regulator, which produces MTNLIPESDTPNKRERAKADRRDQLLRAAARLLAMRGYARVRLEDLGSAVGISGPAIYRHFPNKEALLVDLLTDISRRLLEGGIAVADAAETPGQALDGLIDFHLDFALSESDLIRVQDRDLDSLPENARRQVRQYQRRYVEAWVEVLCQSDADLDESDARIKAHAAFGLMNSTPYSAGRSAPSQTRTVLRQMVVAALDS; this is translated from the coding sequence ATGACCAACCTGATACCCGAGTCGGATACCCCGAACAAACGCGAACGCGCCAAGGCCGACCGGCGTGATCAACTGCTGCGCGCGGCCGCCCGCCTCTTGGCCATGCGCGGATACGCGCGTGTGCGGCTGGAGGATCTAGGTTCTGCGGTCGGCATCAGTGGTCCCGCGATCTACCGACACTTCCCCAACAAGGAAGCGCTCTTGGTGGATCTGCTCACCGATATCAGCCGTCGCCTCTTGGAAGGCGGCATAGCCGTCGCAGACGCCGCGGAGACCCCCGGGCAGGCCCTCGATGGCCTCATCGATTTTCACCTCGACTTCGCGCTCAGCGAGAGCGATCTGATCCGCGTGCAGGACCGCGACCTCGATTCACTCCCCGAGAACGCCCGCCGCCAGGTGCGTCAGTACCAGCGCCGCTATGTGGAGGCATGGGTTGAGGTGCTGTGCCAGAGCGACGCAGACCTTGACGAGTCGGACGCGCGCATCAAGGCACACGCGGCATTCGGCCTGATGAACTCGACGCCCTACAGCGCCGGACGCTCGGCACCCTCGCAGACCCGAACCGTATTGCGGCAGATGGTCGTTGCCGCGCTCGATTCCTAG
- the ricR gene encoding copper-sensing transcriptional repressor RicR, translated as MSTKTSTGHGYSLKKDDYAKRLLRIEGQVRGIAKMIDEDKYCIDVLTQISAAQSALRSVALGLLDEHLGHCVTNAVASGGADADEKLAEASAAIARLVRS; from the coding sequence ATGAGCACCAAGACTTCGACCGGACACGGTTACTCGCTGAAAAAGGATGACTACGCCAAGCGGCTCCTGCGCATCGAGGGACAGGTGCGTGGCATCGCGAAGATGATCGACGAGGACAAGTACTGCATCGACGTGCTGACCCAGATCAGCGCCGCGCAGAGCGCGTTGCGGTCGGTTGCCCTCGGACTTCTCGATGAGCACCTGGGTCATTGCGTGACCAACGCCGTCGCCTCCGGTGGTGCCGACGCCGACGAGAAGCTGGCTGAGGCCTCCGCGGCGATTGCCCGCTTGGTGCGCAGCTAG
- a CDS encoding DUF305 domain-containing protein, producing the protein MRNRTRTAILAGAAAAVLILSACSSDNKGDGANSEHSGHSGMSGMTTTLDTNAAAPVSDHNDADVTFAQQMIMHHQQAVEMSKLTEGRTPNPAVLELAKNIETAQQPEIDTFTEWLKTWNQPLMPAGHDPAGHMPGMVDAPVLDRMKTLNGEVFDQLWLQSMIAHHQGAIAMSNAELSGGQYPAAKQLAQQIIDNQQPEIDTMQGLLKG; encoded by the coding sequence ATGCGAAACCGTACTCGGACTGCCATCCTTGCCGGCGCTGCCGCCGCAGTGCTGATTTTGTCGGCTTGTAGCTCGGACAACAAGGGGGACGGCGCGAATTCCGAGCATTCGGGACATTCCGGCATGTCGGGGATGACGACGACGCTGGATACCAATGCCGCGGCCCCGGTGTCGGACCACAATGACGCCGATGTGACCTTCGCGCAGCAGATGATCATGCATCATCAGCAGGCCGTCGAGATGTCCAAGTTGACCGAGGGGCGTACCCCGAACCCCGCCGTGCTGGAGCTGGCGAAGAACATCGAGACGGCGCAGCAGCCGGAGATCGACACCTTCACCGAGTGGCTCAAGACCTGGAACCAGCCGCTGATGCCCGCAGGGCACGACCCGGCGGGGCATATGCCTGGCATGGTGGACGCACCGGTGCTAGACCGGATGAAGACTCTCAACGGCGAGGTCTTCGATCAGCTGTGGCTGCAGTCGATGATCGCCCACCATCAGGGCGCCATAGCCATGTCGAATGCGGAACTCTCCGGAGGCCAGTACCCTGCGGCAAAGCAGTTGGCGCAACAGATCATCGATAATCAGCAGCCTGAGATCGACACGATGCAGGGCCTTCTCAAGGGGTAA
- a CDS encoding WS/DGAT/MGAT family O-acyltransferase gives MMAGMPFMPVSDSMFLIGETREHPFHVGGLQLFKPPVDAGPDYAEVFYEQLMSTTEVSSDFRKRPGQPLAVMGNLTWIIDDEIDWEYHVRRSALPRPARVRELLTVTSRWHSSPLDRHRPLWEMHVVEGLSDGRLAVYTKMHHAVIDGVGALRMMMRSLSDDPDARDCQAVWAPAKRRAKSSIVSTTNTSALDLVKGAAGAVRQVVSIPPGLLKYGRHALSDPQLVRPMTAPHTILNVSIGGARRFAAQTWSMARIKEAGKALGGTVNDVVLAMCSGALRTYLEEQHALPDKPLIAMCPVSIRAEGDQNAGNSITALLANLATDKPDPLERFSAIRDSVQAAKSVLSEMTPLQRMLVGALNGAPVLTGAVPGLVDRTAPAFNVIISNVPGPRTDMFWNGFEMDGCYPASIPIDGVALNITCTSSGSSMHFGLTGCRTSVPHLQRILAHLEEALTQLEESVA, from the coding sequence ATGATGGCCGGTATGCCATTCATGCCGGTCAGCGACTCGATGTTTCTCATCGGGGAAACGCGGGAACACCCCTTCCACGTCGGCGGCCTCCAGCTGTTCAAACCGCCTGTCGACGCCGGTCCGGATTACGCCGAGGTGTTCTACGAGCAGTTGATGTCGACCACCGAGGTGTCCTCGGACTTCCGCAAACGTCCCGGACAGCCGTTGGCGGTGATGGGCAACCTCACCTGGATCATCGATGATGAGATCGATTGGGAGTACCACGTGCGCCGCTCGGCGTTACCGCGCCCGGCCCGGGTGCGTGAGCTGCTGACTGTCACCTCCCGGTGGCATAGTTCCCCACTGGATCGGCACCGTCCGCTCTGGGAAATGCATGTGGTGGAAGGGCTTTCGGACGGGCGCCTGGCGGTCTACACCAAAATGCACCATGCCGTGATCGATGGCGTAGGCGCCTTGCGGATGATGATGCGCTCACTGTCCGATGACCCCGATGCCCGCGACTGTCAGGCGGTTTGGGCCCCGGCCAAGCGGCGCGCCAAGAGCAGCATCGTGAGCACGACCAACACCTCGGCGCTGGATCTGGTCAAGGGAGCCGCGGGTGCGGTGCGACAGGTCGTGTCGATTCCGCCCGGTCTGCTCAAGTACGGCAGGCACGCATTGTCGGACCCGCAGCTGGTCAGGCCGATGACGGCACCGCACACCATCTTGAATGTCTCGATCGGCGGCGCCCGGCGCTTCGCCGCGCAAACCTGGTCGATGGCGCGGATCAAGGAGGCCGGCAAGGCACTGGGCGGCACGGTGAACGATGTGGTGCTCGCCATGTGCTCGGGCGCCTTGCGCACCTATCTCGAGGAGCAGCACGCGTTACCCGACAAGCCGCTCATCGCCATGTGTCCGGTATCGATCCGGGCCGAGGGCGATCAGAACGCGGGAAACTCGATCACCGCGCTGCTGGCCAACCTGGCGACCGATAAGCCAGACCCGTTGGAGCGGTTCAGCGCGATCCGCGATTCGGTACAGGCGGCCAAGTCGGTGCTTTCGGAGATGACACCGCTGCAGCGGATGTTGGTGGGGGCGCTCAATGGCGCACCCGTGCTGACCGGTGCCGTGCCGGGGTTGGTGGATCGGACCGCCCCCGCGTTCAACGTGATCATTTCCAATGTCCCCGGCCCGCGCACCGATATGTTCTGGAACGGATTCGAGATGGACGGGTGCTACCCCGCGTCCATCCCGATCGACGGCGTGGCGCTGAATATCACGTGCACCAGCAGTGGGTCGTCGATGCATTTTGGACTCACCGGATGCCGCACGAGTGTTCCGCACCTGCAACGCATCCTTGCGCATTTGGAGGAGGCGCTGACGCAGCTGGAGGAGTCCGTCGCATAG
- the ilvD gene encoding dihydroxy-acid dehydratase, with product MSAPQQPDIKPRSRDVTDGLEKTAARGMLRAVGMGDDDWVKPQIGVGSSWNEITPCNMSLQRLAQSVKGGVHEAGGYPLEFGTISVSDGISMGHEGMHFSLVSREVIADSVETVMQAERLDGSVLLAGCDKSIPGMLMAAARLDLASVFLYNGSIMPGKAKLTDGTEKEVTIIDAFEAVGACARGLMSREDVDIIERAICPGEGACGGMYTANTMASAAEALGMSLPGSASPVAIDKRREEYAHKSGEAVVEMLRRGITARDILTKEAFENAIAVVMAFGGSTNAVLHLLAIAREAEVPLSLADFTRVGNKVPHLADVKPFGRHVMKDVDEIGGVPVVMRALLDAGLLHGDCLTVTGKTMAENLAHIAPPDPDGKVLRAMNNPIHPTGGITILHGSLAPEGAVVKSAGFDSDVFEGTARVFERERAALDALEDGTITHGDVVVIRYEGPKGGPGMREMLAITGAIKGAGLGKDVLLMTDGRFSGGTTGLCVGHIAPEAVDGGPIAFVKDGDRIRLDVANGKLDLLVDEAEIAERRKGFEPLPPRYKTGVLAKYTKLVQSAAVGAVCG from the coding sequence ATGTCAGCCCCCCAGCAGCCCGATATCAAGCCCCGTAGCCGCGACGTCACCGACGGCCTGGAAAAGACCGCCGCACGCGGGATGCTGCGCGCGGTAGGCATGGGGGACGACGACTGGGTCAAGCCGCAGATCGGCGTCGGCTCGTCCTGGAACGAGATCACCCCGTGCAACATGTCGCTACAACGCCTCGCACAGTCGGTCAAGGGCGGCGTGCACGAAGCCGGGGGCTACCCGCTGGAGTTCGGCACCATCTCGGTGTCCGACGGTATCTCGATGGGGCACGAGGGTATGCACTTCTCGCTGGTGTCCCGTGAGGTCATCGCCGACAGCGTCGAGACCGTGATGCAGGCTGAGCGTCTCGACGGCTCGGTGCTGCTTGCCGGATGCGACAAATCGATTCCCGGAATGCTTATGGCCGCAGCACGTTTGGACCTGGCCTCGGTGTTCTTGTACAACGGCTCGATCATGCCGGGCAAGGCCAAGCTGACCGACGGCACCGAGAAGGAAGTCACCATCATCGACGCCTTCGAGGCAGTCGGTGCCTGTGCACGCGGCCTGATGTCACGCGAGGACGTCGACATCATCGAGCGCGCCATCTGTCCAGGTGAGGGCGCCTGCGGTGGCATGTACACCGCCAACACCATGGCCAGCGCGGCTGAGGCACTGGGAATGTCGTTGCCCGGCAGCGCTTCCCCCGTCGCCATCGACAAGCGCCGCGAGGAGTACGCGCACAAGTCGGGCGAGGCCGTTGTCGAGATGCTGCGCCGCGGCATCACGGCACGCGACATCCTCACCAAGGAAGCCTTCGAGAACGCCATCGCCGTGGTGATGGCGTTCGGCGGATCCACCAACGCGGTGCTGCACCTGCTGGCCATCGCCCGCGAAGCGGAGGTGCCACTGTCCTTGGCGGACTTCACCCGCGTCGGCAACAAGGTGCCCCACCTGGCCGATGTGAAGCCCTTTGGCCGCCACGTGATGAAAGACGTCGATGAGATCGGCGGGGTGCCCGTGGTGATGCGCGCACTGCTGGATGCCGGCCTGCTGCACGGTGATTGCCTAACGGTCACCGGCAAGACCATGGCCGAGAACCTGGCCCACATCGCCCCGCCAGATCCCGACGGCAAGGTACTGCGCGCCATGAACAATCCCATCCACCCGACCGGCGGCATCACCATCCTGCACGGATCGTTGGCCCCCGAGGGCGCGGTGGTGAAGTCGGCTGGTTTCGATTCCGATGTATTCGAGGGCACAGCAAGGGTTTTCGAGCGTGAGCGCGCCGCACTCGATGCGCTGGAGGACGGCACCATCACGCACGGCGATGTCGTCGTGATCCGCTACGAGGGCCCCAAGGGCGGCCCCGGCATGCGCGAGATGCTGGCGATCACCGGCGCGATCAAGGGTGCCGGCCTGGGCAAGGACGTGCTGCTGATGACCGACGGGCGCTTCTCCGGGGGCACCACCGGCCTGTGTGTCGGACATATCGCACCGGAAGCTGTGGACGGCGGACCCATCGCCTTTGTCAAGGACGGTGACCGCATCCGGCTCGATGTCGCCAATGGCAAGCTCGACCTCCTGGTCGACGAGGCGGAGATCGCCGAGCGGCGCAAGGGATTCGAGCCGTTGCCGCCGCGTTACAAGACCGGCGTGCTGGCGAAGTACACCAAGCTGGTGCAGTCGGCCGCAGTCGGAGCGGTCTGCGGGTAA
- a CDS encoding GGDEF domain-containing protein — MEFLRKWWTEPVPPGWLQSYLEANGLDRSLRTLIGWYALVFAAICVVAQFSNAAPTTLFGRAVVGVCAIGSLAWALRWFVGSWASRTESMIFVAFADVGIAASASQLSTDLSLGTAMLFTPIGAYVSFFLGNRQLLAHAIWCITVICALAVPLAVPGPAEIVARVIAMAICQMLVVVLVPVVIQFGIAMVRLQAMASWRDPLTGIFNRRGIFDEWQRKHRALVAGDEIAHGRVVAVATVDIDRYKLVNDTHGHDAGDRVLIECAEALSEQHDSRTIVGRSGGDEFLVITLCAAESISDLARALGDRIATCAPTDLAVTASIGIATDSVIAVTAADPQSAIESLISRADIAMYEAKRNGGNQFRIAPQCVNDRSP; from the coding sequence ATGGAATTTCTGCGGAAATGGTGGACCGAGCCGGTTCCGCCCGGGTGGCTACAGAGCTACCTCGAAGCAAACGGGCTAGATCGGTCACTTCGCACCCTCATCGGCTGGTATGCATTGGTTTTCGCAGCCATATGCGTAGTGGCGCAGTTCAGCAACGCGGCTCCCACAACGCTGTTTGGCCGGGCAGTGGTCGGGGTGTGCGCAATAGGATCACTCGCCTGGGCATTGCGCTGGTTTGTCGGGTCCTGGGCCAGCCGCACCGAGTCGATGATCTTTGTGGCCTTTGCCGATGTGGGTATCGCCGCATCGGCATCTCAGTTGTCGACCGATCTTTCCCTCGGCACGGCCATGCTGTTCACCCCGATAGGTGCGTACGTGAGCTTCTTCCTTGGGAACAGACAGCTTCTTGCGCACGCCATCTGGTGCATCACCGTGATCTGCGCCCTGGCCGTTCCTCTTGCCGTACCGGGGCCCGCTGAGATCGTCGCGCGAGTAATCGCCATGGCGATCTGCCAGATGCTGGTAGTCGTACTGGTGCCGGTGGTCATTCAGTTCGGCATCGCCATGGTCCGGCTGCAGGCCATGGCCTCATGGCGCGACCCCTTGACCGGGATCTTCAATCGGCGCGGAATCTTCGACGAATGGCAACGCAAACATAGAGCGCTCGTCGCCGGTGACGAGATTGCCCACGGAAGAGTCGTTGCGGTCGCCACCGTCGATATTGATCGATACAAGTTGGTCAACGACACGCACGGCCACGACGCCGGCGACAGAGTCCTCATCGAATGTGCGGAAGCCCTTTCCGAACAACATGATTCGCGGACGATTGTCGGACGTTCCGGCGGCGATGAGTTCCTGGTGATCACCTTGTGCGCGGCGGAGTCGATATCCGATCTCGCCCGTGCGTTAGGTGATCGCATCGCAACATGTGCCCCTACGGACCTGGCTGTCACCGCCAGTATTGGCATCGCGACTGATTCTGTTATCGCGGTGACCGCCGCCGACCCGCAATCAGCGATCGAGTCGTTAATCAGCCGCGCCGACATCGCCATGTATGAAGCTAAACGCAACGGCGGCAATCAGTTCCGGATCGCACCGCAGTGCGTCAACGACCGTTCGCCGTAA
- a CDS encoding TetR/AcrR family transcriptional regulator, producing MRHVQPDGQDVTLSRWSGQRERRRAEFVDAALVAIAEHGPQTSTEQIAVHLGVTRTKLYRHFTDAADLQRAVAQRASDMLIADLAPLWEPHGSMAQIIDAGVGAHARFLVGHRNLYRYLAHCSLAENSEAPDAITDIKLSVGTHLGQVFALYLDAFGVGVESDILAMGIVGMVETATSHWLDYPGTTSQERLIADQVRWIWLLVDDTLRAEGVYVDLHEPLPPPDEIARSAEQYRDPERVTANGR from the coding sequence GTGAGGCACGTGCAACCGGACGGTCAGGACGTCACTCTCAGCAGATGGAGCGGGCAGCGAGAACGCCGCCGCGCCGAGTTTGTCGACGCGGCCCTGGTGGCGATCGCCGAACACGGGCCCCAGACGTCGACCGAACAGATCGCGGTACACCTCGGGGTCACCCGCACCAAGCTCTACCGGCACTTCACCGACGCTGCCGACCTGCAACGCGCCGTAGCGCAGCGGGCCAGCGACATGTTGATCGCCGACCTGGCTCCGCTATGGGAGCCGCATGGGTCGATGGCGCAGATCATCGATGCCGGTGTCGGCGCTCACGCCCGCTTCCTGGTCGGGCACCGGAACCTTTATCGGTACCTGGCCCATTGCTCGTTGGCGGAGAATTCCGAGGCGCCTGATGCGATCACCGACATCAAGCTGTCAGTTGGTACTCATCTGGGGCAGGTTTTCGCGCTGTATCTGGACGCGTTCGGTGTCGGAGTCGAATCCGACATCCTCGCGATGGGCATCGTGGGCATGGTTGAAACGGCAACCAGCCACTGGCTGGACTACCCGGGGACCACATCGCAGGAGCGCCTCATCGCCGATCAGGTCCGGTGGATCTGGCTGCTGGTCGACGACACCCTGCGCGCGGAGGGTGTTTACGTGGACCTGCACGAGCCCCTGCCGCCACCGGATGAGATCGCCCGGAGCGCGGAGCAATACCGCGACCCGGAGCGAGTTACGGCGAACGGTCGTTGA